In the genome of Treponema pedis, one region contains:
- the coaD gene encoding pantetheine-phosphate adenylyltransferase produces MVKAVFAGSFDPPTYGHLNVIERAQKIFTEVHVVIAVNNNKRCLFSGEERRDMMTALVEKWNNVIVSTWSTLIVDYAVKIGAQVLIRGVRNVSDFSYEFDLALMNKGLNQKIETIFLLPDPKYFVLRSSSIKELAFFGGDLSGMVPPLVEKALKDKIDLQLTER; encoded by the coding sequence ATGGTAAAAGCTGTTTTTGCGGGGTCTTTCGACCCGCCTACTTACGGACATCTTAATGTAATTGAACGTGCTCAAAAAATATTTACCGAAGTGCATGTGGTAATTGCAGTGAACAATAATAAGCGTTGTCTGTTTTCGGGAGAAGAACGCCGGGATATGATGACCGCACTTGTTGAAAAATGGAATAATGTTATAGTAAGTACATGGAGTACTTTAATTGTAGACTATGCCGTTAAAATAGGTGCTCAAGTGTTAATTCGAGGTGTTCGTAATGTTTCGGACTTTTCGTACGAATTCGATTTAGCGTTAATGAATAAAGGTTTAAATCAAAAAATTGAAACGATATTTTTACTTCCGGACCCGAAATACTTTGTTTTAAGGTCCAGCTCCATAAAAGAACTGGCGTTTTTCGGCGGTGATTTATCCGGAATGGTGCCGCCCCTTGTCGAAAAGGCTTTAAAAGATAAGATAGATTTGCAATTGACGGAGAGGTAA
- the pcnB gene encoding polynucleotide adenylyltransferase PcnB: protein MLVRYGQNADGKQVRQALVYTKNEHSIERKKVDAEAVKIIQRLNSQGFEAYIVGGAVRDMLIGKTPKDFDIATSAEPSKIRRIFRNSRIIGKRFRLVHVFFGEKIYEVCTFRSTEDGTVGNKFGTIYEDVHRRDFTLNALYYDPINELIIDYVGGVKDIMAKKIKPIIPLPVIFAEDPVRILRAIKYAAITNSKIPFFVQMQIKKNSHLLEFVSPSRMTEEINKIIFSGHSLDIVKILLHYRIYVYMQPGACAFIDSSEQFKEEYFESLKNLDTKLSEKHISKQGICLKALLFDYIKLIANPEGIPQEVYMQVYPECRHFILPMNPQRRELEFAVKSCLNDLGIKVAMERTASVSQNTNSNTATKKRRKKKKASV from the coding sequence ATGCTGGTTAGATACGGTCAAAATGCTGACGGAAAACAGGTTCGGCAGGCTTTGGTTTACACAAAGAATGAACATTCTATAGAGCGTAAAAAGGTAGATGCCGAAGCCGTAAAAATTATTCAACGTTTAAATTCTCAAGGTTTTGAAGCATACATAGTAGGCGGTGCCGTACGCGATATGCTGATAGGTAAAACGCCTAAGGATTTTGATATTGCAACTTCCGCAGAGCCTTCAAAAATACGCCGTATTTTTAGAAACTCAAGAATTATCGGTAAAAGGTTCAGACTGGTACACGTTTTTTTCGGAGAAAAAATCTATGAAGTATGTACTTTCCGTTCTACGGAAGACGGAACGGTAGGTAATAAATTCGGTACAATTTACGAAGACGTACACAGACGCGATTTTACATTAAATGCCCTTTATTATGACCCTATAAATGAACTTATAATAGATTATGTAGGCGGCGTAAAGGATATAATGGCAAAAAAAATAAAACCGATAATACCGCTTCCCGTTATTTTTGCCGAAGACCCCGTGCGCATTCTAAGGGCAATTAAATATGCGGCTATTACAAATTCCAAAATACCTTTTTTCGTACAAATGCAAATCAAAAAAAACTCGCATCTTTTGGAATTTGTTTCACCTTCAAGAATGACGGAAGAGATAAACAAAATCATATTCAGCGGTCATTCCCTCGACATAGTAAAAATTCTTTTACACTATCGTATCTATGTGTATATGCAGCCGGGGGCTTGTGCTTTTATAGATTCTTCCGAACAATTTAAAGAAGAATATTTTGAAAGTTTAAAAAATCTTGATACAAAGCTTTCCGAAAAACATATATCCAAACAGGGAATATGTTTAAAAGCTCTTTTATTCGACTATATAAAACTGATTGCAAACCCCGAGGGTATTCCCCAAGAGGTTTATATGCAAGTATATCCCGAATGCAGGCATTTTATTTTGCCTATGAATCCTCAGCGCAGAGAATTGGAATTCGCCGTTAAAAGCTGTCTGAACGACTTAGGCATAAAGGTAGCTATGGAACGCACCGCTTCCGTTTCTCAAAACACAAATTCGAATACGGCAACAAAAAAGCGCCGTAAAAAGAAAAAGGCTTCCGTATGA
- a CDS encoding flagellar filament outer layer protein FlaA has translation MKKHFAVILFLTGIVFFGFAQEEANTNDDNKFSTIDAADPTRVGIDTAEQRIKEVSIDKFETEGTWNSKISADEGVIKARLFNGNPKNKKAIPAEEGLGLPDSKVLGVKVSYYRRGYNSFEVHATKPLPVEGIAKTASVWVVGRSYPHVLKLLVEDYWGKRFELYVGKLNHSGWKLMTVAIPPQNSAGKTGIIQKDYHYGTSMGLKIVGFRIECDPEEAYGHYYIYFDDLRVVSDLYEVDMRDEDDMNDNW, from the coding sequence ATGAAAAAGCATTTTGCTGTAATTTTGTTTTTAACTGGAATCGTGTTTTTCGGATTTGCTCAGGAAGAAGCAAATACCAATGACGATAATAAATTTTCTACTATTGATGCTGCAGACCCTACAAGAGTGGGAATCGATACTGCTGAGCAGAGGATTAAAGAAGTTTCCATCGATAAGTTTGAAACCGAAGGTACATGGAATTCGAAGATATCCGCTGATGAAGGCGTAATTAAAGCCAGATTATTTAATGGAAATCCTAAGAATAAAAAAGCTATTCCCGCGGAAGAAGGTCTGGGATTGCCCGATTCAAAGGTTTTGGGTGTAAAGGTTTCTTACTATAGACGAGGTTATAACTCCTTTGAAGTACATGCTACAAAGCCTCTTCCTGTAGAAGGTATTGCAAAAACCGCCAGCGTTTGGGTTGTAGGAAGAAGCTATCCTCACGTTTTAAAACTTCTTGTTGAAGATTATTGGGGAAAACGATTTGAGCTTTATGTAGGAAAGTTAAATCATTCCGGCTGGAAGCTGATGACAGTTGCAATTCCTCCGCAGAATTCGGCAGGAAAAACGGGGATTATCCAAAAGGACTATCACTACGGAACAAGTATGGGTTTAAAGATTGTAGGTTTCCGTATTGAATGCGACCCTGAAGAAGCGTACGGACATTACTATATCTATTTCGATGACCTCCGTGTTGTGAGCGATTTATACGAAGTTGATATGCGTGATGAAGACGATATGAACGATAACTGGTAA
- a CDS encoding flagellar filament outer layer protein FlaA, translating to MKHGGLIFAGIVLVLLFAFMPLTARDGSVNYQTYMVDAFDEPDGQEWSYHAVGSKFVTEGYPKIKYFDGMPRAVRVMQEEPEKAKFLGLEVKFNRKGDNWVDIVPTKDGNPYEIPFKGHIHRLDMWVWGAGYYYDLEILVRDCEGRVHTLPMGLVNFKGWNNMHVTVPTNIPQSSKYLGNKKHLSFVAFRIRTRPSERVDEFKIFFDQFKALTDAFMDSFDGYELYESDFNGDKDGGENNGGSDAEGK from the coding sequence ATGAAACATGGCGGTTTAATTTTTGCGGGCATCGTTTTGGTGCTTTTGTTCGCATTTATGCCTTTAACGGCACGAGACGGATCTGTTAACTATCAGACCTATATGGTTGACGCTTTTGATGAACCCGACGGTCAGGAATGGAGTTACCATGCTGTCGGAAGTAAATTCGTTACTGAAGGCTATCCGAAAATTAAGTATTTTGACGGAATGCCTCGGGCTGTACGTGTAATGCAGGAAGAACCCGAAAAAGCAAAATTTTTAGGACTTGAGGTTAAATTTAACCGTAAGGGTGATAACTGGGTCGATATTGTTCCTACAAAAGACGGCAACCCCTATGAAATCCCGTTTAAAGGGCATATTCACCGCTTGGATATGTGGGTTTGGGGTGCAGGATATTATTACGATTTGGAAATTCTTGTCAGGGATTGTGAAGGCAGAGTTCATACTCTTCCGATGGGACTGGTTAATTTTAAAGGCTGGAATAATATGCATGTTACGGTTCCTACAAATATACCCCAGTCGTCCAAGTATTTGGGCAATAAAAAACACCTTTCGTTTGTGGCTTTCAGAATAAGAACAAGACCCAGTGAAAGAGTTGATGAGTTTAAAATTTTCTTTGACCAGTTTAAAGCTCTTACGGATGCGTTTATGGATTCTTTTGACGGCTATGAATTGTATGAATCCGATTTTAACGGAGACAAGGACGGCGGTGAAAACAACGGCGGCAGCGATGCCGAAGGTAAATAA
- a CDS encoding HD domain-containing protein: MLELYDFSKTIRDPIWNNIPMTEELYGITKTEIFMRLYNIKQLGPAELVYPGASHTRAAHSIGVYNAALKMLKILIQKGAEKWVSRSGAVSFLAAALLHDAGHFPFTHSLKELNLKEHEELTAELILQKAVSSLIEKAGGNAVQAAAIVSGEKSKDTETSFFQKILSGVLDPDKLDYLNRDAFYCGVPYGIQDTDFILSQVLPDKQNGIKIDSKAIISVESVLFSKYLMYKAVYWHKKVRIATAMMKKALFEGLEQKLFSAEALYHQDDKGIFKLLDSCKFKEKRLAEDLRKGILFSIMVEIPFNPLNKRHTGLEDLKDRKNKEVLIAEKLSTFLKEKIEAEDVLIDIPEKISFESDLFIRDENTTFNKSSAIFSEDFIGTFVPALRKIRLAVSPKIYKKNIKMFSRQSCRIFKFRVEYILYSSMCSSSKSE; this comes from the coding sequence ATGCTTGAATTATACGATTTTTCTAAAACAATTAGGGACCCTATATGGAATAATATACCGATGACGGAAGAGCTTTACGGAATAACAAAAACCGAAATTTTTATGCGGCTCTATAATATAAAACAGCTCGGGCCCGCAGAATTGGTTTACCCCGGAGCGAGCCATACTAGGGCGGCTCACAGTATAGGCGTTTACAATGCGGCGTTAAAAATGTTAAAGATTCTTATTCAAAAAGGCGCCGAAAAATGGGTGAGCCGGAGCGGAGCCGTATCTTTTTTAGCGGCAGCCCTTCTTCACGATGCCGGACATTTCCCGTTCACACATTCGTTAAAAGAGCTTAATTTAAAAGAACACGAAGAATTAACTGCGGAACTTATTTTACAAAAGGCAGTTTCCTCTCTTATCGAAAAAGCGGGAGGAAATGCGGTACAAGCCGCCGCAATAGTTTCCGGAGAAAAAAGCAAAGATACGGAAACAAGCTTTTTTCAAAAAATCCTTTCGGGAGTTCTCGACCCGGATAAATTGGATTACCTTAACCGGGACGCTTTTTATTGCGGCGTACCTTACGGGATTCAGGATACGGATTTTATCTTATCGCAAGTTTTACCGGATAAACAAAACGGAATAAAAATAGATTCAAAGGCTATTATCAGCGTAGAGAGTGTATTGTTTTCAAAATATCTTATGTATAAAGCGGTATATTGGCATAAAAAGGTTCGTATTGCTACCGCAATGATGAAAAAAGCTCTTTTTGAGGGACTTGAGCAAAAACTTTTTTCTGCGGAAGCCCTATATCATCAGGACGATAAAGGCATATTTAAGTTACTTGATTCATGCAAGTTTAAAGAAAAGCGGCTTGCGGAAGATTTACGGAAAGGAATTTTGTTCAGTATAATGGTAGAAATACCGTTTAATCCGTTAAATAAGCGGCATACGGGATTGGAAGATTTAAAAGACAGAAAAAATAAAGAGGTTTTAATTGCGGAAAAACTTTCGACTTTTTTAAAAGAGAAAATAGAAGCGGAAGATGTGCTTATAGATATTCCCGAAAAAATTTCATTTGAATCCGACTTATTTATCCGCGACGAAAATACTACTTTTAATAAAAGTTCCGCTATTTTTTCGGAAGATTTTATCGGAACATTCGTACCTGCACTGCGGAAAATAAGACTGGCCGTTTCGCCGAAAATTTATAAAAAAAATATTAAAATGTTCTCCCGACAATCTTGCAGAATTTTTAAATTTAGAGTAGAATACATATTGTATTCCTCTATGTGCAGCAGCAGTAAGTCGGAATAA
- a CDS encoding late competence development ComFB family protein: MIIHNVMEDIVFNEVNKMFDEAEKNNEKWLTCSCMQCRLDTICYVLNRVKPRYIKSGRGLAHFLKFGGSEKNQIMADITALVIEGMHRVLSTRRPHEEIITAKSENTPVFNFPTISGKILNGSNFKPMDNVTVTLKLDNDIVPQINILWDNPYTISDKTPGTFTFCPKSIPAIEEGITKQFVFSITAEKEGFESSKISFNMELTSEGQEKSPLESSFFYDIKDLFLFAESDENI, from the coding sequence ATGATTATTCACAATGTCATGGAAGATATAGTTTTCAATGAAGTAAACAAGATGTTTGATGAAGCTGAAAAAAATAACGAAAAATGGCTTACCTGCAGCTGCATGCAGTGCAGACTTGATACTATCTGCTATGTATTAAACAGGGTAAAACCGCGTTATATAAAATCCGGCAGAGGGCTTGCGCATTTTTTAAAATTCGGCGGAAGCGAAAAAAATCAGATTATGGCCGATATTACAGCCCTTGTAATAGAAGGAATGCACAGAGTTTTATCCACACGCAGGCCGCATGAAGAAATTATCACGGCCAAAAGCGAAAATACGCCAGTATTTAACTTTCCTACAATAAGCGGTAAAATTCTTAACGGAAGCAATTTTAAACCTATGGATAATGTTACCGTAACTTTAAAGCTGGATAACGACATAGTACCGCAAATAAATATTTTATGGGATAATCCTTATACAATTTCCGATAAAACGCCGGGCACATTCACATTTTGTCCGAAATCCATTCCTGCAATAGAGGAAGGAATTACAAAACAATTCGTATTTTCGATAACGGCGGAAAAAGAAGGGTTTGAATCTTCTAAAATTTCTTTTAACATGGAGCTTACCTCCGAAGGGCAGGAAAAATCTCCGCTGGAATCTTCGTTTTTCTACGATATAAAAGACTTATTCCTTTTTGCAGAATCCGATGAAAATATTTAA
- the purQ gene encoding phosphoribosylformylglycinamidine synthase I — translation MKPKALVLHAAGTNRDGDACTALKAAGAEPEIVHINALKAKEKNWKDYSILVIPGGFSYADALGAGKLFALDLSHYFFDEVSEFVFSGKPVIGICNGFQVLVKSGILPGGLSGSDKPAKDGYKNRKATLTNNKQGRFECRFTTMIPQKSVCIWTRDLKGNITCPIAHGEGRFLTDSQETLDILFEKKQAALIYADETGKNPANGKYPFNPNGSVSDIAGICNPKGNVLGLMPHPENNIIIRERDSEEEKQKTRLCLSLWKAGVDYVK, via the coding sequence ATGAAACCTAAAGCCTTAGTTTTACATGCGGCGGGAACAAATAGAGACGGCGATGCCTGTACGGCTTTAAAAGCCGCCGGAGCGGAGCCTGAAATCGTCCATATAAACGCTCTAAAAGCAAAAGAAAAAAACTGGAAAGATTATTCTATTCTTGTAATTCCGGGAGGTTTTTCGTATGCCGATGCGCTTGGAGCCGGAAAACTGTTTGCACTTGACTTAAGTCATTATTTTTTCGATGAAGTAAGCGAATTCGTTTTTTCAGGAAAACCCGTAATAGGAATTTGCAACGGTTTTCAAGTTTTGGTAAAATCCGGTATCTTACCGGGCGGCTTATCGGGAAGCGATAAACCGGCCAAAGACGGTTATAAAAACAGGAAGGCTACTTTAACAAACAATAAACAAGGCAGATTTGAGTGCCGATTTACTACAATGATTCCTCAAAAATCGGTTTGCATTTGGACAAGGGATTTAAAAGGAAACATAACCTGCCCGATAGCCCACGGCGAAGGAAGGTTTTTAACGGATTCGCAGGAAACATTGGATATCCTTTTTGAAAAAAAACAAGCTGCCCTAATTTATGCGGACGAAACGGGTAAAAACCCTGCAAACGGGAAATATCCTTTTAACCCTAACGGTTCGGTATCCGATATAGCCGGTATTTGCAATCCCAAAGGTAACGTATTAGGTCTTATGCCCCACCCTGAAAATAATATAATTATCCGTGAAAGAGATTCGGAAGAAGAAAAACAAAAAACACGGCTTTGTCTTTCCCTTTGGAAAGCGGGCGTAGACTATGTAAAATAA